The Myxococcales bacterium genomic sequence GCGGGAATCGGTTTCGCCTTCGAGGGTCAGGCCCACCTCGAAGACCCGACGAAGAGACTTCTCCATGGGCTCGCGCGCGATCGCAGAGACCGCGTCGACGCGGGCCTTGAAGGTTTGCCCCGGGTACGCGTCCACGGTCACCTCGGCGGGCATGCCCACGGCGACCTTTCCATCGTCCACGTCGGCCAGAAAGGCCTTCACCCGGATCTGCGCCAGGTCGGGCATCTTGGCCACCACCATGCCCAGCAAGACCTCGTCGCCCACCTGCAGGGGCCGTCCCTCCCGGTGATCTCCCACCAGCACGATGCCATCGAGCGGCGCGCGCAAGGCAAGCCGCTCGATGCCCTGCTCCAGGGTCTCGAGCTCACGCCGTGCCCTAGCCAGGCCCAATTGCTGCGTGTCCCGATCGATGGCGGCCGTACGGCGTTGTGTGGCCAGCGCCTCCTTGGCTCTCACCAGATCGGCCTCGGCCTTGGTCAGCGCCAACTTGGCTTCGAGTACGTCCCGCTTCGAGAACAGATCGGCCGGCATGTCGGCGTTGATGCGCGCCCTGTCCACGGCGATGCGCTTGCGTTCCACGTCCAGCACCTTCTCGCTTTCGCTGAGCGCCGCCTGCGAAAGCTGCTTTTGCAGCTGCGACTCGGCCTGGGACACGGCGATCACCTTCTGCTGAAGCTCGGTGGCAAACGACGAGTTGTCGAACTCGGCGACGCGGTCTCCTTTTTTGACGGCGGCCCCCATCTCGGCAAGCCACCTCAGCGTGGCCCGACCGTTTTCCACGGGCGGCACGCGCAGCTCGGCGGCCGAAACGGCGTCGATCTCCCCCGTCAGCAGCACCCGCTGCTCGAAGGAAGCCTTTGCGCTTTGAAGCAGCGCGGGCTCTTGCGGGCCGGACGTGGTGCGGGATCCCTCACACCCGGAAAACAGCGCCCACGCCGTGGCCATGACCACACAAACCCTGGCCGGCCGCCAAGGGGGGGCCATTCGTGCCGTTTTGTCGCGTTCAGAGGGCAAGTTGAGACAATTTATCCGCGCAGGTGTGGCCTGCATGCTCGACGTTTTGGACATGTGGGGTGGCGCACGGCAATCATTTCGCGGGCCTTGGGCGATCCTCGCTTGCCGCAAAGGTGGGATCGCGCTTTGCTCGATGCAAGCGCTCGTCCAATGCAGCAAACCATCGTTGAAATCTCGGACGTGTCCAAGGTGTACGGCTCGGGGGAGTCTCCGGTCTACGCACTGCGCCAGGTGAGCCTGCGCATCGAAGGCGGCCAGATGGTGGCCATCATGGGCGCGTCGGGCTCGGGTAAATCCACCCTGCTGAACCTACTGGGCACACTGGATCAACCCACCGAGGGCCGCTACCTGCTTGACGGGCAAGACACCCGGAGCATGGACGATCGCGCGCTGGCGCGGTTTCGCAACCAGAAGATCGGGTTCGTGTTTCAATCCTTCAACCTGCTGCCTCGCTACAGCGCTCTCGACAACGTCGAGCTGCCCATGCGCTACGCCAACGTGCCCCGCGCCGAGCGCCGCAAGCGCGCCGAGGCCGCGCTCGAGCGGGTGGGCCTGGCCGCCCGCATGCACCACTTGCCAAGCCAGATGTCGGGTGGGCAGCAGCAGCGCGTGTCCATCGCGCGGGCGCTGGTGCAAAACCCCGTGCTGCTCCTCGCCGACGAACCCACGGGCGCCCTCGACAGCGAGACCACGGAGCAGATCATGTCGTTGTTTCAGGAGCTACACGCCACGGGCAAAACGATCGTGCTCGTCACCCACGAGCCCGACGTGGCGGCTTACGCCCAGCGTGTGGTGCGCTTTCGCGACGGGCGCATAGTGGCCGACGAGGCCAACGCGCCCCGGGCGCAGTAGGGGCGGCTCCGAGGCCAAGGGCCTTTGGACCGGCAGAGAGCGCTGCATCGACGTGCGAAGCGGTCGCCTGGGCAGAGGTTCTATTCGTCGTACGACAAGGTATACCGACAGGACGTGCTGGATCACGCATACGCGCTTTGCCGCGCGAATGGTGGAGCAGCGGGACCTGACGGCAAGACTCTCGAGAGCATCGGAGAGGCCGAAGTCGAGGCGCACTTGACGAAGGTATCGGAAGAGCTCCGAAGGAAGACAT encodes the following:
- a CDS encoding efflux RND transporter periplasmic adaptor subunit translates to MATAWALFSGCEGSRTTSGPQEPALLQSAKASFEQRVLLTGEIDAVSAAELRVPPVENGRATLRWLAEMGAAVKKGDRVAEFDNSSFATELQQKVIAVSQAESQLQKQLSQAALSESEKVLDVERKRIAVDRARINADMPADLFSKRDVLEAKLALTKAEADLVRAKEALATQRRTAAIDRDTQQLGLARARRELETLEQGIERLALRAPLDGIVLVGDHREGRPLQVGDEVLLGMVVAKMPDLAQIRVKAFLADVDDGKVAVGMPAEVTVDAYPGQTFKARVDAVSAIAREPMEKSLRRVFEVGLTLEGETDSRLRPGLSARVEVIAHARSEAIVVPRQALRFSEDDAAQVRPRGEKEKPITLGPCNAMVCVVEEGLASQVDLASGDAS
- a CDS encoding ABC transporter ATP-binding protein, which translates into the protein MVEISDVSKVYGSGESPVYALRQVSLRIEGGQMVAIMGASGSGKSTLLNLLGTLDQPTEGRYLLDGQDTRSMDDRALARFRNQKIGFVFQSFNLLPRYSALDNVELPMRYANVPRAERRKRAEAALERVGLAARMHHLPSQMSGGQQQRVSIARALVQNPVLLLADEPTGALDSETTEQIMSLFQELHATGKTIVLVTHEPDVAAYAQRVVRFRDGRIVADEANAPRAQ